The Arachis duranensis cultivar V14167 chromosome 2, aradu.V14167.gnm2.J7QH, whole genome shotgun sequence genome has a window encoding:
- the LOC107472967 gene encoding BTB/POZ domain-containing protein POB1: protein MASEADFGFAFNDINFSDRILRIEITDDEPVDDRIRRIKITDDGPVDAPPDSDACATIADWVRHRKRRRYDIKKENDVDHATLPEEQVLNKYQPDADDFLECENEDDDLVVIVEESPSGDEAVDADWNFVRSVKTLHISSPILAAKSPYFYELFSNDTKQSEQRHVTLKINASEEGALMQLLNFMYSSTLTNTSAPAVLDVLMVADKFKVASCMRHCSSLLRNMPMTTDSALLYIDLPSSVEMAETVQPLCDAAKLFLVNKFKDIAKYQEELMTLPLAGIEAVISSDDLQVASEDVVYDFILKWARSHYGKLEERRQVLSNRLSHFIRFPHMSTRKLRKVLTCKDFDYEVASNLVLEALFYKVEVPHRQRSLAAGDSSSLYHRFVERAFKYRPVKVVEFEFPHKQCIVYLDLKREECANLFPSGRVYSQAFHLGGQGFFLSAHCNMDQQSSFHCFGLFLGMQGKGSVGFTVEYEFAVRSKPMEDFGSKYKGSYTFTGGKAVGYRNLFAIPWTSFMAEDCRYFINGVLHLRAELTIRN, encoded by the exons ATGGCCTCTGAAGCCGATTTTGGCTTCGCCTTCAACGACATTAACTTCTCCGACCGTATCCTCCGCATTGAGATCACCGACGACGAGCCTGTCGACGACCGTATCCGCCGCATCAAGATCACAGACGACGGACCTGTCGACGCCCCACCGGACTCCGATGCATGCGCCACCATCGCTGACTGGGTTCGCCACCGCAAGCGCCGCCGCTACGACATCAAGAAGGAAAACG ATGTGGATCATGCTACGTTGCCAGAGGAACAAGTTTTGAACAAGTATCAACCTGATGCAGATGATTTTTTGGAATGTGAAAACGAAGACGATGATCTTGTTGTGATTGTTGAAGAATCCCCTTCAG GTGATGAAGCCGTTGATGCAGATTGGAATTTTGTTCGCTCTGTGAAAACATTACATATCAGTTCCCCTATCTTGGCTGCTAAAAGTCCCTATTTCTACGAG CTTTTTTCAAATGACACAAAGCAGTCAGAACAAAGACATGTCACCCTGAAAATTAATGCCTCTG AAGAAGGTGCTCTTATGCAGTTATTGAATTTTATGTATAGTAGTACATTGACCAATACTTCAGCGCCAGCTGTGCTGGATGTGTTGATGGTTGCTGATAAATTTAAAGTTGCATCATGCATGAGACACTGTAGCTCGTTGTTGCGGAATATGCCGATGACAACTGACTCTGCATTGCTATATATAGATCTTCCTTCTAGTGTCGAAATGGCTGAAACAGTCCAACCATTGTGTGATGCAGCAAAGCTGTTTCTTGTTAATAAATTCAAGGATATAGCCAA GTATCAAGAGGAGCTAATGACCTTGCCATTAGCTGGTATAGAAGCAGTAATTTCTAGTGATGATCTCCAGGTTGCATCTGAAGATGTTGTATATGACTTTATCTTGAAATGGGCTAGAAGTCACTACGGCAAACTGGAGGAAAGGCGACAAGTCCTGAGTAATCGGCTCTCACATTTTATCCGGTTCCCTCACATGAGCACCCGGAAACTTAGAAAGGTCTTAACGTGTAAGGACTTTGATTATGAGGTTGCATCCAATCTTGTACTTGAGGCCCTTTTTTACAAGGTTGAGGTTCCACACCGCCAACGGTCACTAGCAGCAGGAGATTCTTCCTCATTGTACCATCGTTTTGTTGAGCGGGCATTCAAGTATCGCCCAGTTAAGGTAGTAGAATTTGAATTTCCCCATAAGCAGTGTATTGTATACTTGGACTTGAAGCGGGAGGAATGTGCGAATTTGTTCCCATCCGGCCGGGTGTATTCTCAGGCATTCCATTTAGGCGGACAAGGGTTTTTTCTGTCAGCACATTGCAACATGGATCAACAGAGTTCTTTCCATTGCTTTGGGCTGTTTCTTGGAATGCAGGGAAAGGGTTCAGTTGGCTTTACCGTCGAGTATGAATTTGCGGTGAGGTCTAAACCGATGGAGGATTTCGGAAGCAAATACAAAGGCAGCTATACATTCACAGGAGGAAAGGCTGTTGGCTATAGAAATTTGTTTGCCATTCCATGGACTTCATTCATGGCTGAGGATTGTCGTTACTTCATTAATGGTGTCCTACACCTTAGAGCTGAGCTAACCATCAGAAACTGA
- the LOC107472970 gene encoding uncharacterized protein LOC107472970 produces the protein MLRITKLKPFPSSLTTHNLIQRFPVSGTAKGKAKIKAGQALKRSKITTKKMGSESKPGPGSREQQEREKLYDQCLQAPTPVRYLKPKERAREIEREKMGLLSKERQREIQLMKRKDDKYKVSEKPTIIGTPGLDYITLGLVDEEKIPKYELTVEDGRKLAKEYSRVLMRKHRERQAKETTLLRLKKEAIEALPEGLREAALVPDLTPFPVNRFMATLTPPIEGYMEKVREAAEKISGTEKIR, from the exons ATGCTCCGAATCACAAAGCTCAAACCTTTCCCTTCATCTCTCACAACCCACAACCTCATTCAGCGATTCCCCGTTAGCGGAACCGCAAAGGGAAAAGCGAAGATCAAAGCTGGACAAGCCCTAAAACGTTCGAAAATCACAACCAAGAAAATGGGATCCGAATCAAAACCCGGACCCGGTTCCCGAGAGCAACAGGAGCGTGAGAAGCTCTACGATCAGTGCCTACAAGCTCCAACCCCCGTTCGGTACCTGAAGCCCAAGGAACGCGCGCGAGAAATTGAGCGCGAGAAAATGGGGCTGTTGAGCAAAGAGAGGCAGCGAGAAATTCAGCTGATGAAGAGGAAGGACGACAAGTACAAGGTTTCGGAGAAACCCACGATAATTGGGACGCCGGGGTTGGATTATATCACTTTGGGTTTGGTTGATGAAGAGAAGATTCCGAAGTATGAGTTGACTGTGGAAGATGGTAGGAAGTTGGCGAAAGAGTATAGCAGGGTCTTGATGAGGAAGCACAGGGAGAGACAG GCTAAAGAAACGACACTTTTGAGGCTGAAGAAGGAGGCGATTGAGGCTTTGCCTGAGGGTTTGAGGGAAGCTGCTTTGGTCCCCGACTTAACACCTTTTCCTGTGAACCGGTTTATGGCAACCTTGACTCCTCCAATTGAGGGCTACATGGAGAAGGTCAGGGAAGCCGCCGAGAAGATCAGCGGCACTGAGAAGATTAGATAA
- the LOC107472972 gene encoding eukaryotic translation initiation factor 1A, with protein sequence MPKNKGKGGKNRKRGKNEADDEKRELVFKEDGQEYAQVLRMLGNGRCEAMCIDGTKRLCHIRGKMHKKVWIAAGDIILVGLRDYQDDKADVILKYMPDEARLLKAYGELPDGVRLNEGIGGGLDEEDDGTGNDYIEFEDEDIDKI encoded by the coding sequence ATGCCGAAGAACAAGGGAAAGGGAGGAAAGAACCGCAAGAGAGGAAAGAACGAAGCCGATGACGAGAAGCGCGAGCTCGTTTTCAAAGAAGACGGTCAGGAATACGCTCAGGTTCTCCGCATGCTCGGTAACGGTCGCTGCGAAGCCATGTGCATCGACGGAACCAAGCGTCTCTGCCATATCCGTGGTAAGATGCACAAGAAGGTTTGGATCGCCGCCGGTGACATCATCCTCGTTGGTCTCAGGGACTATCAGGACGATAAGGCTGACGTCATCTTGAAGTACATGCCCGACGAGGCTCGGTTGCTGAAGGCGTACGGTGAGCTTCCCGATGGTGTTAGGCTTAACGAAGGAATCGGTGGTGGCCTTGATGAGGAGGACGATGGTACTGGTAATGATTACATCGAGTTTGAGGATGAGGATATCGATAAGATTTGA